cacaaaagaattaaaatcaTACATAGAGGAGCTACTAATACTATGACTGACTATACACAAAAAGAATTAcccaaatattaaaaatgaagcCAGAGACGACATGTCGACGTGGGAGAGTAAAGAACAACACAATAATACACCttacaaaacaagaacaaagcaACATATCAAATGGTCCAAAAtcttttcaaacaaattttttcaatttgatccttaaatatttaaaattcttaatttctcttgataattttaataaacacacttttaatttcatgttctAAAAATGTgcctaattttttattttgtatataataaaccaatggaaaatttaagatttaattatacataaaatttatatttatattacttttaaaaaaattagaccacaaaattgaaaattaaaaatttattaattttttttttttaatttcaataccAAATACAATTacatagaaaattaaaattttaaaaatttagtagttattatatattatttaaaaattaatttaatgtttaaactAATTAGATATAATTGAGAGttgttaattttagataaattaaggaccaaatggagaaaaagaaaaagatgaaggACCATTAGATATAATTAGGCAAATCAAACGACATGACGCACCAAAAAATTCAGCGGTGGAGGTCCTCTTCAAGGAGGGAAGGGTTATAAATGAAAACGAGAGCCGTTGATTACGAAACAGACGACCCGAAAACCCGAAAGCAGCGAGGATAACCCGAGAAACAGGAAACCGGCGAATCCCAACGCAATCGAGATCGTGGATTGAACACAAAAGGCGCTGGTAGCCCTACACGTGTCGGTTCCCCTCAGAGTTATCAAGAGAGCCGTCCCTGCGGAGCCCGCAGAGAGAAGAAGGTACGCGAACGCCTATGGAATCAGAGCCCTAATTTCCGATTTAGACCAGAAGatagagaaaagagaaaaaaggcAAAGGGTTAGGGTTTTGACCTGGTCATGGCCGAAGTCGAACCAGACTTGTAAAATCTCAGGGAACAGCGTCACTTCTCTCGAGATTTCCCACACGGAGGCAATCATTTCGAACAGTGAGTACACTGCAACTATGGCGTTTGCCGCGAAGACGTACCTGGTCAGGAAAGCGTTAGTTCGGTAATAGAGTGAGTTTTTTAGTAAGGAAATGTGGGTTTCCATATGTGCGGAACTACTTGTGATTCTAATTCGAAAATCTCGTCTGTTGTATTTGATTTTCAGGAGAAATACCTCGAATGCGAAGAATCGGAAAATAGGGCAAACGGCGTACCTGAAGGCGTCGAAATCGTACCAGCGAGGGGAATCGGATCCAGAGCCACGAGAGTTAGTAATCATGAAAACAGCAGAGGCAAGGGAGAAGCAGAAGGTAGACAAACGGAAGACGAGGATGAGAGAGTTGAAGCGCTTCAGTTTCTGAACAGAGACGGTCGAGTGAAAGTGATGGTGAGGAGTAGGGATTCGAGCGTGAGGCGATGGTGTGCCGCCGCCGTTACGGAGTGACTGAGGGGATCGCATGGTtgccgtcgccgtcgccgtcgcaGTTTGCTACAGGTAGAGTAGTAGGTCATACATGAAATGGGGGTGAAATTGATTGTTGCAAACAGAGGAGGAATATAAGGTAAGGTTTGGATTTCctgttttcccttttgagctgtaaaagagagagaaaaaaacagaggattaGGATTTTGGATTAGAGAGATGAAGGTAAGATGGGAGGTGGCGGTGGAGTCACGGGCGAGGGCAAGGGTTCCATTAGAAGAGAGGGTTGTGTGAAAAAATGAGTGGGAAATTATTCAAAGCGGCTAACAGAGAactgaagagagagagagagaggggctCTGAGGACAGTGATGGAGTAGTGGAAAGTGATG
This genomic window from Cucurbita pepo subsp. pepo cultivar mu-cu-16 chromosome LG01, ASM280686v2, whole genome shotgun sequence contains:
- the LOC111788663 gene encoding CASP-like protein 4C1 — protein: MRSPQSLRNGGGTPSPHARIPTPHHHFHSTVSVQKLKRFNSLILVFRLSTFCFSLASAVFMITNSRGSGSDSPRWYDFDAFRYVFAANAIVAVYSLFEMIASVWEISREVTLFPEILQVWFDFGHDQAFAYLLLSAGSAGTALLITLRGTDTCRATSAFCVQSTISIALGFAGFLFLGLSSLLSGFRVVCFVINGSRFHL